In the genome of Egicoccus sp. AB-alg2, the window CAGCACGGCCTCGGCGTCGTTGGTGGCACCCACGTCCCGCGGCGTCAGCCGCTGCGTGACGTCCTCGAGGCCGACCGTGACGGTGTGGTCGTAGGCGTCGCGGACAGCGGCCTCGACCGCGTCCGCGACCTCGCGGACGAGCTCGGTGCGGACCCTCGGCGCCACCTCGGTGACCGGGAGCTCGACCGTGTCGGCGTCCGCGGTCAGCAACTCGCGCACGGCGTCGGCGGCTGCGTCGTGGTCGACCGCGCGACCGATCACCTCGTCGGCGACGACGACGTGGTCGCCGGCCCAGGTCGCGTCGGCGTCCACGGGTGCACGATCCACGTCGGTCGCGATGCCGGCCACGAAGGCGTCGATGCCCTCGTCGGGCACCTCGACGCCGACCTCGGCCGAGACGTCGGCGGTGCCGTTGGCCCAGCGCATGCGGGCCAGGTCACCGAAGCCGGCGGACTCCGTGTGGTCGAGGGCGGCGGCCACGGCGGCGGCGACGTCGGCCGTGCCACCCAGCTCCCGGGCGGTCGTCGTCCAGCGGTCCTGACCGTGGGTGACGACCAGGTCCCGGTCGAGGCGCTGCGCGAGGTGCGCCTGGACCGCCTCGACGGCTTCGTCCTCGGTGCTGCCGCCGACGTCCACGGTCGCGACCGTCGTCCCTGGTAGCAACCGGCCCTCGGTGCGCAACTGGTCGCCCCAGGCGACGGTCGCGGCACTCATCGCCGCGGCCACCGCGAGCAGCACCACCAGCAGGCCGCTGAGCACCAGCGCGCGTGCGCCCGGTCGTGACCTCGCGTGGTCCGTGTCCGTGGTCATCCCCATGCCCCCGTCGATCTGATCTCTTTCAACGCATACCAAACAGCATGCGCTGGCTCCGAGGATAACCCGGTCGTGCGACCATGCATCGGACGCGCGTTGCGGCCACCGGACGCAGTCCGATGCAACCTCGCGGCGGTCTCATGCGTCCGCCGTCAGGTCAGCGCGGGCTCGCGGTCCTTGGCCCGCCGCCACCTCGGCTCCTCGTCGTCGCCGCCGAAGGTCCGGTCGCCCGCGTCGTCGTCGACGCTCTGCGGGCCGAACGCCGCCTTGATCTCGCCGAAGAGTCCCGAGTGGCGCTCGACGCGCAGGTCGTCGCCCAGCCGGTAGGTACGCGACGCGCCGTCGAGCGCCTCCACCTGCAGGTGCACCGGCACCGGGCCCTGGTGGTGCACGAGGATGTCCTTGAGCCGGCGCACGGCATCCGCGGTGCACTGCTGGGCGGCGAAGCGCACCACGATCGGTGAGCCCAGCGCCTCCGACAGATCCGGCGCCGACACCCGGTTGGCCTGCAACTTGATCGCCTCGTCGCGAACCTCGAGGCGACCGGTGACCACCAGCACCGCGTCCTCGACCAGGACCTCGTGGGCCGCCCGGTAGGTGTTGGGCCAGAACACCACCTCGACGTTGCCCGTGAGGTCCTCGAGCGTGGCCACCAGGTAGGTGTCACCCTTCTTGGTGAACTTCTTGGTGAGGCCGGTCAGCACACCTCCGACCGTGACGTTGTCGTTGTCCTTGCGCTCGCGCAGACCGGCGCAACTGGTGTCGATGTGGCGCTCGAGCACCCGCTCGGTCCCGAACAACGGATGGTCGGAGACGTACAGGCCGAGCATCTCGCGCTCGAACTTCAGCAGCTGGGACTTGTCGAACTCGTCGGTGGGGATCTCCGGCGCGTCGTCGAGGTCGACCGTGTCGCCGCCGTTGTCGTCGCCGAACAGCGACATGAAGCCGGCGGCCTCGTCCTTCTTCGCCTTCTGGGCGGTGTCGACCATCAGCTCGTAGACGGCGAGCAGCCCCTTGCGGCTGTGGCCGAGCGACGAGAACGCCCCCGCCAGGACGAGGTTCTCCAGGGTGCGCTTGTTGAGCACGCTCGCGTCGACCTTGGCGCAGAAGTCGGCGAAGTCGACGAAGCGGCCCTTCTCCGTACGGGCCCGCACGATCTGCTCGACGATGCCCTCACCGACCCCGCGCACGGCCGACAGCCCGAACAGGATCTGGTCGTCGCGAGGGGTGAAGTCGCTGCCCGACTCGTTGATGTCCGGCGGGAGCACGGGGATGCCCATGCGCCGGCACTCGTTGAGGTAGAGCGGCTTGTTGTCCTTGTGGTTCTTCACGCTGGTCAGCAGCGCCGCCATGTACTCGACCGGGTAGTGCGCCTTGAGCCAGGCGGTCTGGTAGCTGACGACGCCGTAGGCGACCGTGTGCGACTTGTTGAACCCGTACTCGGCGAACTTCTCGATGAGGCCCCACAGGGACGTCATCAGTTGCTTGTCGTAGCCGTTGTCGACGCCACCGCTGATGAACTGGTCCTTGAAGGACTCCATCAGGTCGCGCTTCTTCTTGCCGACCGCCTTGCGCAGCCCGTCGGCGTCCGACATCGTGAAGCCCGCCAGATCGGTGGCGATCTTCATGACCTGCTCTTGGTAGACGATCACGCCGTAGCTCTCGCCCAGCACGGGCTCGAGGTCCGGGTGGGCGTACGAGACGCCCTCCAGCCCGTTCTTGCGGTTGGCGTAGGCGACGTGCATGTCCATGGACAGTGGGCCCGGGCGGTACAGCGCCAGCAGGGCCGAGATGTCCTCGAAGCGGGTCGGCTTGAGCTTTCGGACCAGGGCCTGCATGCCGGTGGAGTCCAACTGGAACACCCCGAGGGTGAACCCGGTGGACAGCATCTCGTAGGCCTTGGGGTCGTCCATGTCCCCGAGCAGTTCCGGGTCGTCGAGATCGACCTCGACCCCCCGGTTGGCCTTGATGTGCCGTTCGGCGTCCGAGATGACGGTGAGGTTGCGCAGGCCGAGGAAGTCCATCTTCAGCAGACCGATGGCCTCGGCCGCGCCCATCTCGTACTGGGTGACGATCTCGCCGTTGTCGGTCTTCAGCAGCGGCACGACCTCGTCCAGCGGCGAGGCGCCGATGATGACCGCGGCCGCGTGGATGCCGTGCTGGCGCTTCAGTCCCTCGAGTTTCTCCGCCGTCTCCAGCACCTTGCGGTAGGTGGGGTCGTTGCGCGACTCGCGCAACTCGGAGGACTTCTCGTAGGCCTCGACGAGCGGCGCCTCCTTGCCCTGCACCGGCGGCGGCATCATCTTGCACAGCGTGTCGCCGACGCTGAACGGCTCGTCGAGCACGCGGGCGGCGTCGCGGATGGCCGACTTGGCCTTGATGGTGCCGAAGGTGACGACCTGCGCGACGTGGTCGTCGCCGTAGCGCGAGGCGGCGTAGCGGATCATCTCGCCGCGGCGGCGGTCGTCGAAGTCGATGTCGATGTCCGGCATCTGGATGCGTGCCGGGTTGAGGAAGCGCTCGAAGATCAGCCCGTACTTGATCGGGTCGACGCGCGTGATGTCGGTGCAGAAGGCCACCACCGACCCGCCGGCCGAGCCGCGCCCGGGCCCGACCCGGATCCCGGCGCTGCGGGCGTACTCGCACAGGTCGGCGACGATCAGGAAGTAGGCCGGGAAGCCCATGTTCTCGATGACGCCGAGCTCGTACTCGATGCGCTGGGCGACCGCGTCCGGGACCGGGTCGCCGTAGCGCTCCTTCGCGCCCTCCCAGACCTTGTGGCGCAGGAACTCGGCCTCGGTCATGCCGGGTGGGCACGGGAACGCCGGCAGCAGGTCGAGGTCGAACTCGATCTTCGCGTCGCACATCTCCGCGATGTCGAGCGTGGCGTCGAGCGCGTCGCGGTACTGGTGGAACTCCTCGCGCATCTCACGGGCGGTCTTCACGTAGAACTGGTCGCCCGAGAACTTGAACC includes:
- a CDS encoding peptidoglycan binding domain-containing protein — translated: MGMTTDTDHARSRPGARALVLSGLLVVLLAVAAAMSAATVAWGDQLRTEGRLLPGTTVATVDVGGSTEDEAVEAVQAHLAQRLDRDLVVTHGQDRWTTTARELGGTADVAAAVAAALDHTESAGFGDLARMRWANGTADVSAEVGVEVPDEGIDAFVAGIATDVDRAPVDADATWAGDHVVVADEVIGRAVDHDAAADAVRELLTADADTVELPVTEVAPRVRTELVREVADAVEAAVRDAYDHTVTVGLEDVTQRLTPRDVGATNDAEAVLAAALERAAGSGDVTVDGVELAFPDGSLTAVVDSLAAGKEVAGRDAEITFANGEFTVVPERTGIAVDRSQARERLAAALRGDTDEVSLELVTTRPSVTADSFGTVLLLDQSARELHLYRGAERQRSWPVAVGTNNSPTPTGTFVIGAKRFEPTWVNPAPDRWGRDMPASIGPGPDNPLGPRALNWNTKQGRDTLIRFHGTPNEASVGSASSNGCVRMYNADVIELYDLVSSGTTIVSVA
- the dnaE gene encoding DNA polymerase III subunit alpha, which gives rise to MGSGDRDSFVHLHVHTEYSMLDGASRVGQLFDKVAQDGQPGVAITDHGVLFGLADFYRQGTAKGVKPILGSELYQAIGSRNEQRLGGSDGRQRYFHLTTLAADDTGYKNLVKLSTKAYLDGYWYKPRVDKELLAAHSEGIVVLSGCLGSEVNQALLAGDEEKARQALSDFKDIYTAERFFVELQDHDIPEQKTTWPVLEELAKQLGLRTVITNDSHYTNAEDAEAHDVLLCIQTGSKLSDTDRFKFSGDQFYVKTAREMREEFHQYRDALDATLDIAEMCDAKIEFDLDLLPAFPCPPGMTEAEFLRHKVWEGAKERYGDPVPDAVAQRIEYELGVIENMGFPAYFLIVADLCEYARSAGIRVGPGRGSAGGSVVAFCTDITRVDPIKYGLIFERFLNPARIQMPDIDIDFDDRRRGEMIRYAASRYGDDHVAQVVTFGTIKAKSAIRDAARVLDEPFSVGDTLCKMMPPPVQGKEAPLVEAYEKSSELRESRNDPTYRKVLETAEKLEGLKRQHGIHAAAVIIGASPLDEVVPLLKTDNGEIVTQYEMGAAEAIGLLKMDFLGLRNLTVISDAERHIKANRGVEVDLDDPELLGDMDDPKAYEMLSTGFTLGVFQLDSTGMQALVRKLKPTRFEDISALLALYRPGPLSMDMHVAYANRKNGLEGVSYAHPDLEPVLGESYGVIVYQEQVMKIATDLAGFTMSDADGLRKAVGKKKRDLMESFKDQFISGGVDNGYDKQLMTSLWGLIEKFAEYGFNKSHTVAYGVVSYQTAWLKAHYPVEYMAALLTSVKNHKDNKPLYLNECRRMGIPVLPPDINESGSDFTPRDDQILFGLSAVRGVGEGIVEQIVRARTEKGRFVDFADFCAKVDASVLNKRTLENLVLAGAFSSLGHSRKGLLAVYELMVDTAQKAKKDEAAGFMSLFGDDNGGDTVDLDDAPEIPTDEFDKSQLLKFEREMLGLYVSDHPLFGTERVLERHIDTSCAGLRERKDNDNVTVGGVLTGLTKKFTKKGDTYLVATLEDLTGNVEVVFWPNTYRAAHEVLVEDAVLVVTGRLEVRDEAIKLQANRVSAPDLSEALGSPIVVRFAAQQCTADAVRRLKDILVHHQGPVPVHLQVEALDGASRTYRLGDDLRVERHSGLFGEIKAAFGPQSVDDDAGDRTFGGDDEEPRWRRAKDREPALT